A window from Nomascus leucogenys isolate Asia chromosome 24, Asia_NLE_v1, whole genome shotgun sequence encodes these proteins:
- the PLEKHG5 gene encoding pleckstrin homology domain-containing family G member 5 isoform X5 codes for MHYDGHVRFDLPPQGSVLARNVSTRSCPPRTSPAVDLEEEEEESSVDGKGDRKSTGLKLSKKKARRRHTDDPSKECFTLKFDLNVDIETEIVPAMKKKSLGEVLLPVFERKGITLGKVDIYLDQSNTPLSLTFEAYRFGGHYLRVKAKPGDEGKVEQGVKDSKSLSLPILRPAGTGPPALERVDPQSRRESLDILAPGRRRKNMLEFLGEASIPGQEPPTPSSCSLPSGSSGSTNSGDSWKNRAASRFSGFFSSGPSTSAFGREVDKMEQLEGKLHTYSLFGLPRLPRRLRFDHDSWEEEDDEDEDEDNACLRLEDSWRELIDGHEKLTRRQCHQQEAVWELLHTEASYIRKLRVITNLFLCCLLNLQESGLLCEVEAERLFSNIPEIAQLHRRLWASVMAPVLEKARRTRALLQPGDFLKGFKMFGSLFKPYIRYCMEEEGCMEYMRGLLRDNDLFRAYITWAEKHPQCQRLKLSDMLAKPHQRLTKYPLLLKSVLRKTEEPRAKEAVVAMIGSVERFIHHVNACMRQRQERQRLAAVVSRIDAYEVVESSSDEVDKLLKEFLHLDLTAPIPGASPEETRQLLLEGSLRMKEGKDSKMDVYCFLFTDLLLVTKAVKKAERTRVIRPPLLVDKIVCRELRDPGSFLLIYLNEFHSAVGAYTFQASGQALCRGWVDTIYNAQNQLQQLRAQEPPGSQQPLQSLEEEEDEQEEEEEEEEEEEEEEGGEDSGTSAASSPTIMRKSSGSPDSQHCASDGSTETLAMVVVEPGDTLSSLELDGGPFSSQSDETSLSTTASSATPTSELLPLGPVDGRSCSMDSAYGTLSPTSLQDFVAPGPMAELVPQPPESPRAPSPPPSPRLRRRTPVQLLTCPPHLLKSKSEASLLQLLAGAGTHGTPSAPSRSLSELCLAVPAPGIRTQGSPQEAGLSWDCRGAPSPGSGPGLVSCLAGEPAGSHRKRCGDLPSGASPSVQPEPPPGVSAQHRKLTLAQLYRIRTTLLLNSTLTASEV; via the exons GGACCGGAAGAGCACAGGCCTGAAACTCTCCaagaagaaagcaaggaggagacACACGGAT GACCCAAGCAAGGAGTGCTTCACTCTGAAATTTGACCTGAATGTGGACATCGAGACGGAGATCGTCCCAGCCATGAAGAAGAAGTCGCTGGG ggaggtgcTGCTGCCTGTATTTGAAAGGAAGGGCATCACGCTGGGCAAAGTGGACATCTACCTGGACCAGTCCAACACACCGCTGTCCCTCACCTTCGAGGCCTACAGGTTCGGGGGACACTACCTTCGTGTCAAAG CCAAGCCTGGAGACGAGGGCAAGGTGGAGCAGGGCGTGAAGGACTCCAAGTCCCTGAGTTTGCCGATCCTCCGGCCGGCTGGGACCGGGCCCCCCGCCCTGGAGCGTGTGGACCCCCAGAGCCGCCGGGAGAGCCTGGACATCTTG GCCCCTGGCCGCCGCCGCAAGAACATGTTGGAGTTCCTGGGGGAGGCGAGCATCCCCGGGCAGGAGCCCCCTACGCCCTCCAGCTGCTCTCTGCCCAGCGGCAGCAGTGGCAGCACCAACAGCGGCGACAGCTGGAAGAACCGGGCGGCCAGTCGCTTCAGCGGCTTTTTCAGCTCCGGCCCCAGCACCAGCGCCTTTGGCCGG GAGGTAGACAAAATGGAGCAGCTGGAGGgcaagctgcacacctacagcctCTTCGGGCTGCCCAGGCTGCCCCGGAGGCTGCGCTTCGACCATGactcctgggaggaggaggacgaTGAGGACGAGGATGAGGACAATGCCTgcctgaggctggaggacagCTGGCGGGAGCTCATTGATGGCCATGAG AAGCTGACCCGGCGGCAGTGCCACCAGCAGGAGGCGGTGTGGGAGCTGCTGCACACGGAGGCCTCCTACATCAGGAAACTGCGGGTGATCACCAAC CTGTTCCTGTGCTGCCTCCTGAACCTGCAAGAGTCAGGGCTGCTGTGTGAG GTGGAGGCGGAGCGCCTGTTCAGCAACATCCCGGAGATCGCGCAGCTGCACCGCAGACTGTGGGCCAGCGTGATGGCGCCGGTGCTGGAGAAGGCGCGGCGCACGCGAGCGCTGCTGCAACCCGGGGACTTCCTCAAAGGCTTCAAGATG TTCGGCTCGCTCTTCAAGCCCTACATCCGCTACTGCATGGAGGAGGAGGGCTGCATGGAGTACATGCGCGGCCTGCTGCGCGACAACGACCTCTTCCGGGCCTACATCACG TGGGCTGAGAAGCACCCACAGTGCCAGAGGCTGAAGCTGAGCGACATGCTGGCCAAACCCCACCAGCGGCTCACCAAGTACCCGCTGCTGCTGAAGTCGGTGCTGAGGAAGACCGAGGAGCCCCGCGCCAAGGAGGCCGTCGTCGCCATG ATCGGCTCCGTGGAGCGCTTCATCCACCACGTGAACGCGTGCATGCGGCAGCGGCAGGAGCGGCAGCGGCTGGCGGCCGTGGTGAGCCGCATCGACGCCTACGAGGTGGTGGAAAGCAGCAGCGACGAAGTGGACaag CTCCTGAAGGAATTTCTGCACCTGGACTTGACAGCGCCCATCCCCGGCGCCTCCCCGGAGGAGACGCGGCAGCTGCTGCTGGAGGGGAGCCTGAGGATGAAGGAGGGGAAGGACAGCAAG ATGGATGTGTACTGCTTCCTCTTCACGGATCTGCTGTTGGTGACCAAGGCAGTGAAGAAGGCAGAGAGGACCAGGGTCATCAGGCCACCCCTGCTGGTGGACAAGATTGTGTGCCGGGAGCTACGGGACCCTG GGTCCTTCCTCCTTATCTACCTGAATGAGTTTCACAGTGCTGTAGGGGCCTACACGTTCCAGGCCAGCGGCCAGGCCTTGTGCCGTGGCTGGGTGGACACCATTTACAATGCCCAG AACCAGCTGCAACAGCTGCGTGCACAGGAGCCCCCAGGCAGCCAGCAGCCCCTGCAGAgcctggaagaggaggaggatgagcaggaggaggaagaggaagaggaggaggaggaggaggaggaagaaggtggCGAGGACAGTGGCACTTCAGCTGCCAGCTCCCCTACCATCATGCGGAAAAGCAGTGGCAGCCCCGACTCTCAGCACTG TGCCTCAGATGGCTCCACGGAGACCCTGGCCATGGTTGTGGTAGAGCCTGGGGACACGCTGTCCTCCCTCGAGTTGGACGGCGGTCCTTTCAGCTCCCAGTCTGATGAGACCTCTCTCAGCACCACTGCCTCATCTGCTACGCCCACCAGTGAGCTGCTGCCCCTGGGTCCGGTGGACGGCCGCTCCTGCTCCATGGACTCTGCCTACGGCACCCTCTCCCCAACCTCCTTACAAGACTTTGTGGCCCCAGGCCCCATGGCAGAGCTAgtgcctcagcccccagaatCCCCACGAGCTCCTTCCCCTCCACCCTCGCCCCGTCTCCGCCGCCGCACCCCTGTCCAGCTGTTGACCTGCCCGCCCCACCTGCTCAAGTCTAAGTCTGAGGCCAGCCTCCTCCAGCTGCTGGCAGGGGCTGGCACCCATGGGACACCCTCTGCCCCCAGCCGCAGCCTGTCAGAGCTCTGCCTGGCTGTTCCAGCCCCAGGTATTAGGACTCAGGGCTCCCCTCAGgaagctgggctcagctgggattGCCGAGGGGCCCCTAGCCCTGGCAGTGGTCCTGGGCTAGTCAGCTGCCTGGCCGGGGAACCTGCAGGCTCCCACAGGAAGAGGTGTGGAGACCTGCCCTCGGGGGCCTCTCCCAGCGTCCAGCCTGAGCCCCCACCAGGGGTCTCTGCCCAGCACAGGAAGCTGACCCTGGCCCAGCTCTACCGAATCAGGACCACCCTGCTGCTTAACTCCACGCTCACTGCCTC GGAGGTCTGA
- the PLEKHG5 gene encoding pleckstrin homology domain-containing family G member 5 isoform X3 codes for MDDQSPAEKKGLRCQNPACMDKGRAAKVCHHADCQQLHRRGPLNLCEACDSKFHSAMHYDGHVRFDLPPQGSVLARNVSTRSCPPRTSPAVDLEEEEEESSVDGKGDRKSTGLKLSKKKARRRHTDDPSKECFTLKFDLNVDIETEIVPAMKKKSLGEVLLPVFERKGITLGKVDIYLDQSNTPLSLTFEAYRFGGHYLRVKAKPGDEGKVEQGVKDSKSLSLPILRPAGTGPPALERVDPQSRRESLDILAPGRRRKNMLEFLGEASIPGQEPPTPSSCSLPSGSSGSTNSGDSWKNRAASRFSGFFSSGPSTSAFGREVDKMEQLEGKLHTYSLFGLPRLPRRLRFDHDSWEEEDDEDEDEDNACLRLEDSWRELIDGHEKLTRRQCHQQEAVWELLHTEASYIRKLRVITNLFLCCLLNLQESGLLCEVEAERLFSNIPEIAQLHRRLWASVMAPVLEKARRTRALLQPGDFLKGFKMFGSLFKPYIRYCMEEEGCMEYMRGLLRDNDLFRAYITWAEKHPQCQRLKLSDMLAKPHQRLTKYPLLLKSVLRKTEEPRAKEAVVAMIGSVERFIHHVNACMRQRQERQRLAAVVSRIDAYEVVESSSDEVDKLLKEFLHLDLTAPIPGASPEETRQLLLEGSLRMKEGKDSKMDVYCFLFTDLLLVTKAVKKAERTRVIRPPLLVDKIVCRELRDPGSFLLIYLNEFHSAVGAYTFQASGQALCRGWVDTIYNAQNQLQQLRAQEPPGSQQPLQSLEEEEDEQEEEEEEEEEEEEEEGGEDSGTSAASSPTIMRKSSGSPDSQHCASDGSTETLAMVVVEPGDTLSSLELDGGPFSSQSDETSLSTTASSATPTSELLPLGPVDGRSCSMDSAYGTLSPTSLQDFVAPGPMAELVPQPPESPRAPSPPPSPRLRRRTPVQLLTCPPHLLKSKSEASLLQLLAGAGTHGTPSAPSRSLSELCLAVPAPGIRTQGSPQEAGLSWDCRGAPSPGSGPGLVSCLAGEPAGSHRKRCGDLPSGASPSVQPEPPPGVSAQHRKLTLAQLYRIRTTLLLNSTLTASEV; via the exons GGACCGGAAGAGCACAGGCCTGAAACTCTCCaagaagaaagcaaggaggagacACACGGAT GACCCAAGCAAGGAGTGCTTCACTCTGAAATTTGACCTGAATGTGGACATCGAGACGGAGATCGTCCCAGCCATGAAGAAGAAGTCGCTGGG ggaggtgcTGCTGCCTGTATTTGAAAGGAAGGGCATCACGCTGGGCAAAGTGGACATCTACCTGGACCAGTCCAACACACCGCTGTCCCTCACCTTCGAGGCCTACAGGTTCGGGGGACACTACCTTCGTGTCAAAG CCAAGCCTGGAGACGAGGGCAAGGTGGAGCAGGGCGTGAAGGACTCCAAGTCCCTGAGTTTGCCGATCCTCCGGCCGGCTGGGACCGGGCCCCCCGCCCTGGAGCGTGTGGACCCCCAGAGCCGCCGGGAGAGCCTGGACATCTTG GCCCCTGGCCGCCGCCGCAAGAACATGTTGGAGTTCCTGGGGGAGGCGAGCATCCCCGGGCAGGAGCCCCCTACGCCCTCCAGCTGCTCTCTGCCCAGCGGCAGCAGTGGCAGCACCAACAGCGGCGACAGCTGGAAGAACCGGGCGGCCAGTCGCTTCAGCGGCTTTTTCAGCTCCGGCCCCAGCACCAGCGCCTTTGGCCGG GAGGTAGACAAAATGGAGCAGCTGGAGGgcaagctgcacacctacagcctCTTCGGGCTGCCCAGGCTGCCCCGGAGGCTGCGCTTCGACCATGactcctgggaggaggaggacgaTGAGGACGAGGATGAGGACAATGCCTgcctgaggctggaggacagCTGGCGGGAGCTCATTGATGGCCATGAG AAGCTGACCCGGCGGCAGTGCCACCAGCAGGAGGCGGTGTGGGAGCTGCTGCACACGGAGGCCTCCTACATCAGGAAACTGCGGGTGATCACCAAC CTGTTCCTGTGCTGCCTCCTGAACCTGCAAGAGTCAGGGCTGCTGTGTGAG GTGGAGGCGGAGCGCCTGTTCAGCAACATCCCGGAGATCGCGCAGCTGCACCGCAGACTGTGGGCCAGCGTGATGGCGCCGGTGCTGGAGAAGGCGCGGCGCACGCGAGCGCTGCTGCAACCCGGGGACTTCCTCAAAGGCTTCAAGATG TTCGGCTCGCTCTTCAAGCCCTACATCCGCTACTGCATGGAGGAGGAGGGCTGCATGGAGTACATGCGCGGCCTGCTGCGCGACAACGACCTCTTCCGGGCCTACATCACG TGGGCTGAGAAGCACCCACAGTGCCAGAGGCTGAAGCTGAGCGACATGCTGGCCAAACCCCACCAGCGGCTCACCAAGTACCCGCTGCTGCTGAAGTCGGTGCTGAGGAAGACCGAGGAGCCCCGCGCCAAGGAGGCCGTCGTCGCCATG ATCGGCTCCGTGGAGCGCTTCATCCACCACGTGAACGCGTGCATGCGGCAGCGGCAGGAGCGGCAGCGGCTGGCGGCCGTGGTGAGCCGCATCGACGCCTACGAGGTGGTGGAAAGCAGCAGCGACGAAGTGGACaag CTCCTGAAGGAATTTCTGCACCTGGACTTGACAGCGCCCATCCCCGGCGCCTCCCCGGAGGAGACGCGGCAGCTGCTGCTGGAGGGGAGCCTGAGGATGAAGGAGGGGAAGGACAGCAAG ATGGATGTGTACTGCTTCCTCTTCACGGATCTGCTGTTGGTGACCAAGGCAGTGAAGAAGGCAGAGAGGACCAGGGTCATCAGGCCACCCCTGCTGGTGGACAAGATTGTGTGCCGGGAGCTACGGGACCCTG GGTCCTTCCTCCTTATCTACCTGAATGAGTTTCACAGTGCTGTAGGGGCCTACACGTTCCAGGCCAGCGGCCAGGCCTTGTGCCGTGGCTGGGTGGACACCATTTACAATGCCCAG AACCAGCTGCAACAGCTGCGTGCACAGGAGCCCCCAGGCAGCCAGCAGCCCCTGCAGAgcctggaagaggaggaggatgagcaggaggaggaagaggaagaggaggaggaggaggaggaggaagaaggtggCGAGGACAGTGGCACTTCAGCTGCCAGCTCCCCTACCATCATGCGGAAAAGCAGTGGCAGCCCCGACTCTCAGCACTG TGCCTCAGATGGCTCCACGGAGACCCTGGCCATGGTTGTGGTAGAGCCTGGGGACACGCTGTCCTCCCTCGAGTTGGACGGCGGTCCTTTCAGCTCCCAGTCTGATGAGACCTCTCTCAGCACCACTGCCTCATCTGCTACGCCCACCAGTGAGCTGCTGCCCCTGGGTCCGGTGGACGGCCGCTCCTGCTCCATGGACTCTGCCTACGGCACCCTCTCCCCAACCTCCTTACAAGACTTTGTGGCCCCAGGCCCCATGGCAGAGCTAgtgcctcagcccccagaatCCCCACGAGCTCCTTCCCCTCCACCCTCGCCCCGTCTCCGCCGCCGCACCCCTGTCCAGCTGTTGACCTGCCCGCCCCACCTGCTCAAGTCTAAGTCTGAGGCCAGCCTCCTCCAGCTGCTGGCAGGGGCTGGCACCCATGGGACACCCTCTGCCCCCAGCCGCAGCCTGTCAGAGCTCTGCCTGGCTGTTCCAGCCCCAGGTATTAGGACTCAGGGCTCCCCTCAGgaagctgggctcagctgggattGCCGAGGGGCCCCTAGCCCTGGCAGTGGTCCTGGGCTAGTCAGCTGCCTGGCCGGGGAACCTGCAGGCTCCCACAGGAAGAGGTGTGGAGACCTGCCCTCGGGGGCCTCTCCCAGCGTCCAGCCTGAGCCCCCACCAGGGGTCTCTGCCCAGCACAGGAAGCTGACCCTGGCCCAGCTCTACCGAATCAGGACCACCCTGCTGCTTAACTCCACGCTCACTGCCTC GGAGGTCTGA
- the PLEKHG5 gene encoding pleckstrin homology domain-containing family G member 5 isoform X4: protein MDKGRAAKVCHHADCQQLHRRGPLNLCEACDSKFHSAMHYDGHVRFDLPPQGSVLARNVSTRSCPPRTSPAVDLEEEEEESSVDGKGDRKSTGLKLSKKKARRRHTDDPSKECFTLKFDLNVDIETEIVPAMKKKSLGEVLLPVFERKGITLGKVDIYLDQSNTPLSLTFEAYRFGGHYLRVKAKPGDEGKVEQGVKDSKSLSLPILRPAGTGPPALERVDPQSRRESLDILAPGRRRKNMLEFLGEASIPGQEPPTPSSCSLPSGSSGSTNSGDSWKNRAASRFSGFFSSGPSTSAFGREVDKMEQLEGKLHTYSLFGLPRLPRRLRFDHDSWEEEDDEDEDEDNACLRLEDSWRELIDGHEKLTRRQCHQQEAVWELLHTEASYIRKLRVITNLFLCCLLNLQESGLLCEVEAERLFSNIPEIAQLHRRLWASVMAPVLEKARRTRALLQPGDFLKGFKMFGSLFKPYIRYCMEEEGCMEYMRGLLRDNDLFRAYITWAEKHPQCQRLKLSDMLAKPHQRLTKYPLLLKSVLRKTEEPRAKEAVVAMIGSVERFIHHVNACMRQRQERQRLAAVVSRIDAYEVVESSSDEVDKLLKEFLHLDLTAPIPGASPEETRQLLLEGSLRMKEGKDSKMDVYCFLFTDLLLVTKAVKKAERTRVIRPPLLVDKIVCRELRDPGSFLLIYLNEFHSAVGAYTFQASGQALCRGWVDTIYNAQNQLQQLRAQEPPGSQQPLQSLEEEEDEQEEEEEEEEEEEEEEGGEDSGTSAASSPTIMRKSSGSPDSQHCASDGSTETLAMVVVEPGDTLSSLELDGGPFSSQSDETSLSTTASSATPTSELLPLGPVDGRSCSMDSAYGTLSPTSLQDFVAPGPMAELVPQPPESPRAPSPPPSPRLRRRTPVQLLTCPPHLLKSKSEASLLQLLAGAGTHGTPSAPSRSLSELCLAVPAPGIRTQGSPQEAGLSWDCRGAPSPGSGPGLVSCLAGEPAGSHRKRCGDLPSGASPSVQPEPPPGVSAQHRKLTLAQLYRIRTTLLLNSTLTASEV from the exons GGACCGGAAGAGCACAGGCCTGAAACTCTCCaagaagaaagcaaggaggagacACACGGAT GACCCAAGCAAGGAGTGCTTCACTCTGAAATTTGACCTGAATGTGGACATCGAGACGGAGATCGTCCCAGCCATGAAGAAGAAGTCGCTGGG ggaggtgcTGCTGCCTGTATTTGAAAGGAAGGGCATCACGCTGGGCAAAGTGGACATCTACCTGGACCAGTCCAACACACCGCTGTCCCTCACCTTCGAGGCCTACAGGTTCGGGGGACACTACCTTCGTGTCAAAG CCAAGCCTGGAGACGAGGGCAAGGTGGAGCAGGGCGTGAAGGACTCCAAGTCCCTGAGTTTGCCGATCCTCCGGCCGGCTGGGACCGGGCCCCCCGCCCTGGAGCGTGTGGACCCCCAGAGCCGCCGGGAGAGCCTGGACATCTTG GCCCCTGGCCGCCGCCGCAAGAACATGTTGGAGTTCCTGGGGGAGGCGAGCATCCCCGGGCAGGAGCCCCCTACGCCCTCCAGCTGCTCTCTGCCCAGCGGCAGCAGTGGCAGCACCAACAGCGGCGACAGCTGGAAGAACCGGGCGGCCAGTCGCTTCAGCGGCTTTTTCAGCTCCGGCCCCAGCACCAGCGCCTTTGGCCGG GAGGTAGACAAAATGGAGCAGCTGGAGGgcaagctgcacacctacagcctCTTCGGGCTGCCCAGGCTGCCCCGGAGGCTGCGCTTCGACCATGactcctgggaggaggaggacgaTGAGGACGAGGATGAGGACAATGCCTgcctgaggctggaggacagCTGGCGGGAGCTCATTGATGGCCATGAG AAGCTGACCCGGCGGCAGTGCCACCAGCAGGAGGCGGTGTGGGAGCTGCTGCACACGGAGGCCTCCTACATCAGGAAACTGCGGGTGATCACCAAC CTGTTCCTGTGCTGCCTCCTGAACCTGCAAGAGTCAGGGCTGCTGTGTGAG GTGGAGGCGGAGCGCCTGTTCAGCAACATCCCGGAGATCGCGCAGCTGCACCGCAGACTGTGGGCCAGCGTGATGGCGCCGGTGCTGGAGAAGGCGCGGCGCACGCGAGCGCTGCTGCAACCCGGGGACTTCCTCAAAGGCTTCAAGATG TTCGGCTCGCTCTTCAAGCCCTACATCCGCTACTGCATGGAGGAGGAGGGCTGCATGGAGTACATGCGCGGCCTGCTGCGCGACAACGACCTCTTCCGGGCCTACATCACG TGGGCTGAGAAGCACCCACAGTGCCAGAGGCTGAAGCTGAGCGACATGCTGGCCAAACCCCACCAGCGGCTCACCAAGTACCCGCTGCTGCTGAAGTCGGTGCTGAGGAAGACCGAGGAGCCCCGCGCCAAGGAGGCCGTCGTCGCCATG ATCGGCTCCGTGGAGCGCTTCATCCACCACGTGAACGCGTGCATGCGGCAGCGGCAGGAGCGGCAGCGGCTGGCGGCCGTGGTGAGCCGCATCGACGCCTACGAGGTGGTGGAAAGCAGCAGCGACGAAGTGGACaag CTCCTGAAGGAATTTCTGCACCTGGACTTGACAGCGCCCATCCCCGGCGCCTCCCCGGAGGAGACGCGGCAGCTGCTGCTGGAGGGGAGCCTGAGGATGAAGGAGGGGAAGGACAGCAAG ATGGATGTGTACTGCTTCCTCTTCACGGATCTGCTGTTGGTGACCAAGGCAGTGAAGAAGGCAGAGAGGACCAGGGTCATCAGGCCACCCCTGCTGGTGGACAAGATTGTGTGCCGGGAGCTACGGGACCCTG GGTCCTTCCTCCTTATCTACCTGAATGAGTTTCACAGTGCTGTAGGGGCCTACACGTTCCAGGCCAGCGGCCAGGCCTTGTGCCGTGGCTGGGTGGACACCATTTACAATGCCCAG AACCAGCTGCAACAGCTGCGTGCACAGGAGCCCCCAGGCAGCCAGCAGCCCCTGCAGAgcctggaagaggaggaggatgagcaggaggaggaagaggaagaggaggaggaggaggaggaggaagaaggtggCGAGGACAGTGGCACTTCAGCTGCCAGCTCCCCTACCATCATGCGGAAAAGCAGTGGCAGCCCCGACTCTCAGCACTG TGCCTCAGATGGCTCCACGGAGACCCTGGCCATGGTTGTGGTAGAGCCTGGGGACACGCTGTCCTCCCTCGAGTTGGACGGCGGTCCTTTCAGCTCCCAGTCTGATGAGACCTCTCTCAGCACCACTGCCTCATCTGCTACGCCCACCAGTGAGCTGCTGCCCCTGGGTCCGGTGGACGGCCGCTCCTGCTCCATGGACTCTGCCTACGGCACCCTCTCCCCAACCTCCTTACAAGACTTTGTGGCCCCAGGCCCCATGGCAGAGCTAgtgcctcagcccccagaatCCCCACGAGCTCCTTCCCCTCCACCCTCGCCCCGTCTCCGCCGCCGCACCCCTGTCCAGCTGTTGACCTGCCCGCCCCACCTGCTCAAGTCTAAGTCTGAGGCCAGCCTCCTCCAGCTGCTGGCAGGGGCTGGCACCCATGGGACACCCTCTGCCCCCAGCCGCAGCCTGTCAGAGCTCTGCCTGGCTGTTCCAGCCCCAGGTATTAGGACTCAGGGCTCCCCTCAGgaagctgggctcagctgggattGCCGAGGGGCCCCTAGCCCTGGCAGTGGTCCTGGGCTAGTCAGCTGCCTGGCCGGGGAACCTGCAGGCTCCCACAGGAAGAGGTGTGGAGACCTGCCCTCGGGGGCCTCTCCCAGCGTCCAGCCTGAGCCCCCACCAGGGGTCTCTGCCCAGCACAGGAAGCTGACCCTGGCCCAGCTCTACCGAATCAGGACCACCCTGCTGCTTAACTCCACGCTCACTGCCTC GGAGGTCTGA